In one window of Reinekea forsetii DNA:
- a CDS encoding cysteine peptidase family C39 domain-containing protein — translation MLKVILQTEITECGLACIGMVASNYGYMSDLTMLRNQFKISSQGANLKQLMDIASKLELAGRALQLDMVDISKLQLPCILHWDLNYFVVLKSVGKKSITVLDPAVGEVKYTRAEFSKHFTGIALELTPTEKFEEKRLRVP, via the coding sequence ATGTTGAAGGTTATATTGCAAACCGAAATTACTGAATGCGGTCTTGCCTGCATAGGTATGGTCGCAAGTAATTATGGTTATATGTCAGATTTAACTATGTTGCGTAATCAGTTTAAAATATCGTCACAAGGTGCAAATCTGAAGCAGCTTATGGATATTGCATCCAAGCTTGAATTGGCTGGGCGAGCGTTGCAACTCGACATGGTCGATATATCGAAGCTTCAGTTACCCTGTATTCTGCACTGGGATTTGAATTATTTCGTGGTGCTCAAGTCGGTAGGTAAGAAAAGTATTACCGTTTTAGATCCGGCTGTTGGCGAAGTAAAATATACTCGGGCTGAGTTTTCAAAGCATTTTACAGGTATTGCACTTGAATTGACGCCAACGGAAAAGTTTGAGGAAAAAAGGTTACGCGTGCCTTAA
- a CDS encoding PEP-CTERM sorting domain-containing protein produces MKGFKRVWLLLLTMVLANFAVAGIIVDTVVQREFVDWLGGYAYQHDLNDHNDFALGNVTGGLLEVSVWDDSQHWFDGPEVILFQVDALDWDSGGITFGHSFSGDLEFGALAALNTNGFLDVSIKSLMGDFYVGNSVLTLYSAVTDVAEPSTLGLLALGLAALLFSRRPKAPKWLA; encoded by the coding sequence ATGAAGGGATTTAAGCGAGTCTGGTTACTACTACTAACAATGGTGCTGGCCAATTTTGCCGTTGCGGGCATTATTGTCGACACGGTCGTGCAGAGAGAATTTGTCGATTGGTTGGGCGGCTATGCCTACCAGCACGATTTGAATGACCACAACGACTTTGCCTTAGGTAATGTAACTGGTGGGTTACTCGAGGTAAGCGTCTGGGACGACTCTCAACATTGGTTCGACGGGCCCGAGGTCATTCTCTTTCAGGTTGATGCCTTAGATTGGGATAGCGGCGGTATAACCTTTGGTCACAGTTTTTCCGGCGACCTTGAATTTGGTGCCTTAGCGGCCCTCAATACCAATGGTTTCCTCGATGTGAGTATCAAATCGTTGATGGGGGATTTCTATGTCGGTAATTCGGTTTTAACACTCTATTCGGCCGTCACGGACGTGGCCGAGCCCAGCACCCTAGGCCTGCTTGCCCTGGGGTTAGCGGCTCTGCTCTTCTCGCGCCGCCCTAAGGCACCGAAGTGGCTTGCCTGA
- a CDS encoding VF530 family protein gives MTDLYTNNPLHSLKLEALLTELVDHYGWEILAAAININCFKTNPTIKGSLKFLRKTDWAREKLEGFYLYRFKHLPRPDDKQFALPPRDRIVPDDQTPGEPVVLTLEGLAEIQRKKDLAAANKPRPGHNAGSQGPRNDRPGSRSKGPRQERSGAKPWERSNRPAASSDDSNPWGKASRSVSKDADANPWGKAKAGDSNSGDANPWGKAKTGDSNSGDANPWGKAKAGDSSSGDANPWGKAKANDSNTGDAKPWDKAKASETKTDDANPWGKAKRREPNDADANPWGKAKKNEPNAGESSDQ, from the coding sequence ATGACAGATCTCTATACCAATAATCCATTACACAGCCTAAAGTTGGAAGCCTTACTGACGGAGTTAGTGGATCATTACGGTTGGGAAATATTAGCCGCCGCCATAAATATAAACTGTTTCAAGACCAACCCGACCATCAAGGGTAGCCTCAAGTTCCTGCGCAAGACCGATTGGGCGCGCGAGAAGCTAGAGGGTTTTTATCTGTACCGCTTTAAGCACTTGCCGCGGCCCGATGATAAGCAATTTGCCCTGCCGCCGCGCGATCGCATTGTCCCAGACGACCAAACTCCGGGCGAGCCAGTGGTGCTGACCCTTGAAGGCTTGGCTGAAATTCAACGCAAAAAAGACCTAGCAGCGGCCAATAAACCCAGACCTGGCCACAATGCCGGTAGCCAGGGCCCGCGTAACGATCGGCCAGGCAGTAGGTCCAAAGGCCCTCGGCAGGAGCGCTCAGGCGCTAAGCCTTGGGAACGGTCCAACCGCCCCGCCGCGTCGAGCGATGATAGTAACCCGTGGGGCAAGGCTTCGCGCAGTGTCTCTAAGGACGCCGATGCCAATCCGTGGGGCAAGGCCAAAGCCGGCGACTCGAATAGTGGCGATGCCAATCCGTGGGGCAAGGCTAAAACCGGCGACTCGAATAGTGGCGATGCCAATCCGTGGGGCAAGGCCAAAGCCGGCGACTCGAGTAGTGGCGATGCCAATCCGTGGGGCAAGGCCAAAGCTAACGATTCGAATACCGGTGATGCCAAGCCATGGGACAAGGCTAAAGCCAGTGAAACGAAAACCGACGATGCCAATCCATGGGGCAAGGCCAAACGCCGCGAGCCGAATGATGCGGACGCTAACCCTTGGGGTAAAGCCAAGAAGAACGAACCGAATGCTGGGGAATCTTCAGACCAATAG
- a CDS encoding amylo-alpha-1,6-glucosidase, whose product MRALPAAMLHDRTLGNKTECLVTNGTGSFASLAINGGLSRKFHGLLIHAAVPPMDRMLTWHGCIERLDGHSLDARCWLSGNDVAGDAGERYLTHFCATPLPTWLYQVGGSLLQKELFMVQGQDTTVIRYTLLSAPTQSVTLNLANYVHFRPAGEHCQKLSAHDIQDWAVHAAQHCVQAMGTSLRLDCQTPGERSHQRCHWLAPCVDQQCHDLLYAIELEDQGYPQRDSSLKIHQANIDLYVGESCYMVGTLAEHCPDGSIEYQRTLTRREQRYHPNDFANDLAHSALQLVADRESVQSKTILAGFPWFGDWGRDTMIALPGMTLVTGQFDIARSILKTFAYYLNGGMLPNKFPDRRGDDLKYNSIDATLWFFWAIQQYIEYSGDWDFVQAELYDDLKDIIHAHQRGTRYGISMADDGLIQGGDSDTQLTWMDVQFDGYAVTPRYGKAVEINALWYNALCFAQQCSDRFEDHASQYQALMRTVKSSFQTLFWNDTLQCLYDCVTPEQTIDDVRCNQIIAVSLPYSPLDPAQQAAVLQVVHQQLYTPVGLRSLSTGHSDYRGQYYGALRERDLAYHQGTVWAWPMGAFIDAVMKVHNDPVLAAQLLTGLKHHFYHEAGIQGVSEVFDGDAPHKARGCFHQAWSVAECLRVVSQYGLEVPD is encoded by the coding sequence ATGCGCGCACTACCAGCAGCCATGCTGCATGATAGAACCTTAGGCAATAAAACCGAGTGTTTGGTCACCAATGGAACCGGCAGTTTTGCCAGCCTGGCCATCAACGGTGGTTTGAGCCGGAAATTTCATGGCCTGCTGATCCATGCGGCCGTCCCACCGATGGACCGGATGCTCACCTGGCACGGCTGCATCGAACGCCTCGATGGTCACAGCCTCGATGCCCGCTGTTGGCTCAGCGGCAACGACGTCGCCGGTGACGCCGGTGAACGCTATCTGACTCATTTCTGCGCGACACCATTACCCACCTGGCTGTATCAGGTCGGGGGTAGCCTACTGCAAAAAGAACTCTTTATGGTTCAAGGTCAAGACACCACGGTGATCCGCTATACGCTATTGAGCGCGCCTACCCAAAGCGTGACGCTTAACCTGGCGAACTATGTTCACTTCCGGCCCGCTGGCGAGCACTGCCAAAAATTGAGCGCCCATGACATTCAAGATTGGGCCGTTCATGCGGCACAGCATTGTGTCCAGGCAATGGGCACTAGCCTGCGTCTGGATTGCCAAACCCCTGGCGAACGGAGCCACCAGCGCTGTCATTGGCTGGCACCTTGCGTCGACCAACAATGCCACGATCTACTCTATGCCATCGAATTGGAAGATCAGGGCTACCCACAACGCGATAGCAGCCTCAAGATCCATCAGGCCAATATCGACCTCTATGTGGGCGAGAGTTGTTATATGGTGGGCACATTGGCCGAGCACTGCCCCGATGGCTCCATAGAATACCAGCGCACCCTGACCCGCCGTGAGCAGCGCTACCACCCCAATGACTTCGCCAACGATCTGGCTCACAGCGCCCTGCAACTGGTCGCCGATCGGGAATCGGTTCAGAGCAAGACCATTCTCGCCGGCTTTCCATGGTTTGGTGATTGGGGGCGGGATACGATGATTGCCCTGCCCGGCATGACCTTAGTGACCGGCCAGTTTGATATCGCCCGGTCGATACTGAAAACCTTTGCCTATTACCTTAATGGTGGCATGTTGCCCAATAAGTTTCCAGATCGCAGGGGCGATGATCTTAAATACAACAGCATCGATGCCACCCTATGGTTCTTTTGGGCCATCCAACAGTATATTGAGTACAGCGGCGATTGGGACTTTGTTCAGGCAGAACTCTATGACGACCTTAAAGATATTATCCACGCCCATCAACGAGGCACCCGTTATGGCATCAGCATGGCTGACGACGGCCTAATTCAGGGCGGCGATAGCGACACTCAGCTAACCTGGATGGATGTTCAATTCGATGGCTATGCAGTCACCCCCCGCTACGGCAAGGCCGTGGAAATAAACGCTCTCTGGTACAACGCCCTGTGTTTTGCGCAACAGTGCTCTGACCGCTTTGAGGACCACGCCAGCCAGTATCAAGCGCTTATGCGCACCGTCAAAAGCAGTTTTCAGACGTTATTCTGGAACGACACACTTCAATGCCTGTACGATTGCGTCACCCCAGAGCAGACCATCGACGACGTCCGCTGTAACCAAATTATCGCCGTCAGCCTGCCCTACTCGCCACTCGACCCCGCACAGCAAGCTGCGGTGCTGCAGGTGGTGCACCAACAACTCTATACCCCCGTTGGTTTACGCAGTTTGAGCACAGGGCACTCGGACTATAGAGGCCAGTATTACGGCGCGCTGCGGGAGCGTGACCTGGCCTATCATCAGGGCACCGTTTGGGCCTGGCCGATGGGCGCCTTTATCGATGCGGTCATGAAAGTTCACAACGATCCCGTCTTGGCGGCGCAATTGCTCACCGGTTTGAAACATCACTTTTATCATGAGGCTGGCATTCAGGGGGTCTCAGAGGTGTTCGATGGCGACGCGCCGCATAAAGCTCGCGGTTGCTTTCATCAAGCCTGGTCGGTCGCCGAGTGTCTGCGCGTGGTCAGCCAGTATGGCTTGGAGGTGCCGGATTAA
- a CDS encoding MarC family protein: protein MNSTFFFNALASYMVVIDPIGCALIFYSLTIGQSFRSRARTLLKALGIAATIIVLFGLYGQQLLAALGISMDALRVAGGILLFNTAFRMITSEPVPDKPHTQQVGDITVYPLTIPLMAGPGTLTLTVLLMADSGSSIEKSQVLLAAGLTLLATVALSLLAARLRRWLGKTGDEIIQRLLGVLLAALAIQFVANGIRGLML, encoded by the coding sequence GTGAATAGTACCTTCTTTTTTAATGCGCTCGCCAGCTACATGGTGGTCATCGACCCAATCGGTTGTGCGCTGATTTTCTACTCTCTGACCATAGGGCAGAGCTTCAGAAGCCGTGCCCGAACGCTGCTAAAAGCACTCGGTATTGCCGCCACTATTATTGTCTTGTTCGGCCTATACGGTCAGCAGCTCTTGGCCGCTTTGGGGATCAGCATGGATGCTCTACGCGTCGCCGGCGGAATACTCCTGTTCAACACCGCCTTCCGCATGATCACCAGCGAACCGGTACCAGATAAACCGCATACCCAGCAAGTGGGTGATATTACCGTTTACCCCCTGACCATCCCGTTGATGGCTGGCCCCGGGACGCTGACGCTGACCGTGCTGTTAATGGCCGACAGTGGCAGCTCGATTGAGAAATCTCAGGTGCTCTTGGCGGCCGGCTTGACACTGTTGGCGACGGTTGCCCTCAGTCTCTTGGCGGCTCGATTGCGGCGCTGGCTGGGCAAGACCGGGGATGAAATCATCCAACGTCTATTGGGCGTCCTCTTGGCAGCCTTGGCGATTCAATTTGTTGCCAATGGCATTCGCGGTCTAATGCTCTAA
- a CDS encoding GNAT family N-acetyltransferase, whose translation MPPAYDIRAYQPTDQTPLIALWQQCGLLVPWNDPIKDIERKLRVQPGRPADTLEH comes from the coding sequence ATGCCACCGGCCTATGACATTCGAGCTTATCAACCGACCGATCAGACACCGCTCATCGCGCTATGGCAGCAATGCGGCTTGCTGGTACCCTGGAATGACCCCATCAAGGATATAGAGCGCAAACTCAGGGTGCAGCCGGGTCGACCCGCGGATACCTTAGAGCATTAG
- the fabB gene encoding beta-ketoacyl-ACP synthase I — MKRVVVTGMGIVSCIGNDIATVTESLKAGKSGIRFNPTYAELGMRSHVSGTPDINLADHIDRKAIRFMGDAAGYAYVAMAQAIADSGLTEAQVSNPRAGLIAGSGGADSQSQTAAADILREKGLKRVGPYRVTQTMGSTVSACLATPFQIKGVNYSITSACATSAHCIGNAMELIQLGKQDVMFAGGGEAEHWTMSSLFDAMGALSTQYNDHPEQASRAYDAKRDGFVIAGGGAMLVLEELGHAQARGAKIYGELVGYGATSDGYNMVAPSGEGAVRCMQMAMEHVEGSIDYINAHGTSTPAGDVTELKAVREVFGAKMPPIASTKSLTGHSLGATGAQEAIYSLIMMQENFIAASKNVEELDPEAGDGINVVTQRLDNVTLNNVMSNSFGFGGTNATLVFSRFNG, encoded by the coding sequence ATGAAACGCGTAGTGGTCACAGGAATGGGCATAGTGTCGTGTATCGGTAATGATATCGCGACGGTCACCGAATCGTTAAAAGCAGGCAAGTCGGGCATTCGCTTTAATCCAACTTATGCTGAATTGGGTATGCGTAGCCATGTCAGCGGGACGCCCGATATCAACCTGGCCGATCATATCGATCGTAAAGCCATCCGTTTTATGGGTGATGCAGCCGGTTACGCCTACGTCGCCATGGCGCAGGCCATCGCAGATTCCGGCCTGACTGAGGCGCAGGTATCGAACCCACGTGCTGGCCTCATCGCCGGTTCCGGTGGTGCTGATTCGCAAAGCCAGACCGCAGCAGCCGATATACTGCGTGAAAAAGGCCTCAAGCGTGTAGGCCCTTATCGTGTCACTCAGACAATGGGCTCTACCGTATCGGCCTGTCTGGCCACACCGTTCCAGATCAAGGGCGTTAACTATTCCATTACCTCGGCCTGTGCCACCAGTGCGCACTGCATCGGTAATGCCATGGAACTGATTCAGCTGGGTAAACAGGATGTGATGTTTGCCGGTGGCGGTGAGGCCGAACATTGGACCATGAGCTCCTTGTTCGATGCCATGGGGGCCCTCTCGACCCAATATAACGACCATCCAGAACAGGCCAGCCGAGCCTACGATGCCAAGCGAGATGGTTTTGTCATCGCCGGCGGCGGTGCCATGCTGGTGCTCGAAGAACTCGGACATGCCCAAGCACGCGGCGCCAAGATCTATGGCGAACTGGTTGGCTATGGCGCCACCAGCGACGGTTACAACATGGTCGCACCGAGCGGCGAAGGCGCTGTTCGTTGCATGCAGATGGCGATGGAGCACGTTGAGGGCTCTATCGATTACATCAATGCGCACGGTACCAGTACGCCGGCCGGTGATGTCACCGAGTTGAAAGCGGTTCGCGAAGTCTTTGGTGCTAAGATGCCGCCCATCGCGTCAACCAAATCGCTGACCGGTCACAGCCTCGGCGCGACCGGTGCTCAAGAAGCGATCTACTCGCTGATTATGATGCAGGAAAACTTTATTGCGGCGAGTAAAAACGTCGAAGAGCTGGATCCTGAAGCCGGCGACGGCATCAATGTGGTCACCCAACGTTTGGACAACGTCACGCTGAACAATGTGATGTCCAACAGCTTTGGCTTTGGTGGCACCAATGCCACCTTGGTATTTTCGCGCTTTAACGGCTAA
- the fabA gene encoding bifunctional 3-hydroxydecanoyl-ACP dehydratase/trans-2-decenoyl-ACP isomerase — MSERPSSLDKNDLIECGHGRLFGPGNAQLPIDNMLMMDRIPLITSEGGAFGKGMIRAELDINPDLWFFKCHFPGDPVMPGCLGLDAMWQLVGFYLGWRGNPGKGRALGVGELTFKGQIMPDAKKVVYKLEIKRIIESRLVMCIADGIVECDGKEIYFAKDLKVGLFKPEQMK, encoded by the coding sequence ATGTCTGAACGTCCTTCATCTTTAGATAAAAACGATCTCATCGAATGCGGTCATGGCCGTCTGTTTGGACCGGGCAACGCCCAGTTGCCGATCGATAACATGCTAATGATGGATCGCATCCCGCTAATTACCTCTGAAGGCGGTGCTTTTGGCAAGGGCATGATCCGCGCTGAACTCGATATCAATCCCGATCTGTGGTTTTTTAAGTGCCATTTTCCCGGTGATCCGGTCATGCCTGGCTGTCTCGGTCTTGATGCAATGTGGCAGCTGGTCGGCTTCTATCTCGGCTGGCGTGGCAATCCGGGCAAGGGCCGGGCCTTAGGTGTGGGCGAATTGACCTTCAAGGGTCAAATTATGCCAGACGCCAAAAAAGTGGTTTATAAACTTGAAATCAAACGCATCATTGAGAGTCGTTTGGTGATGTGTATTGCCGATGGTATCGTCGAATGTGACGGCAAAGAGATCTATTTTGCCAAAGATCTTAAAGTAGGCTTATTCAAGCCCGAACAGATGAAGTGA
- a CDS encoding FecR family protein encodes MTIRLWHLCLAGLLMALPATQVMANIGTIIIAKGEVYALDTAQKSRALERRSAVLEGDTLVTGANGEIQVRFNDNAILALRAGSRLKISEYHGALNDRPEQVLMELLSGGFRTITGTLGKSDKEAYQIRTPKASIGIRGTNYEAVLTGADLVIGVYQGGIRLENELGSLNLGLDSPFSFAQVAGPQAPIQGQLEAPKALSTPLSTLALTAIDKAKDDAPEQPASSPDPDAGLLIESLFDDLTDDLEPATTLLAEALPAANDDAQLARQEDAPELDVNEFSAQFDLAALQDVRLTQTQIRDLSENPNVGFVVLNDQTTGYSTARYSLAPFLATTLSEDVSFDISLGTLTFAVTVSQSSAGNINAVASDINASIQSVLGQIDGVPIAAPIVVSQEAGKLIFDGVSGDSGEFLVITNLSGGDVQTFAASLGLCSNASNCTGTYDNGGVTIGQVKHATRFGYLIEGEAGPELVSFNNEQIGALQGGFASPVSILRGNPNATRVDFIGVDVNGDGGSDIDWGEWNNSAANPALLLKDAKNIENADTVAAPFYYVSAMPAPAASRVGIKTFGDSSVELDTAQWHANASTGQILTLSAQLAVNFGTAEAVGSLSLANAADGTFWDVSYVGQLRGAQFFSDYGYGTLETATGNHSVAGQVDGLFTGSATGMGFVGGFGLQTTDDVHNAQGVFVIKN; translated from the coding sequence ATGACTATTCGATTATGGCATCTATGCCTGGCAGGCCTATTAATGGCATTGCCGGCCACTCAGGTAATGGCCAATATCGGCACGATCATTATCGCTAAGGGCGAAGTCTATGCGCTCGATACAGCGCAAAAATCGCGAGCGCTCGAACGTCGCTCGGCCGTCTTAGAGGGCGATACCCTAGTCACCGGTGCCAATGGTGAAATTCAAGTTCGCTTTAACGACAATGCCATCTTGGCGTTACGTGCTGGCTCACGACTTAAGATCAGCGAATACCACGGCGCGCTTAACGATCGGCCCGAGCAGGTGCTCATGGAACTCTTATCCGGTGGTTTTCGCACTATTACCGGCACCCTCGGCAAATCCGACAAGGAGGCGTACCAAATTCGCACCCCGAAGGCCAGCATTGGCATTCGCGGCACTAATTATGAAGCGGTCTTAACCGGTGCGGATCTGGTGATTGGTGTGTATCAGGGAGGGATACGGCTCGAAAATGAACTCGGCAGCCTAAACCTCGGCCTGGACAGCCCATTCAGCTTTGCTCAAGTGGCCGGGCCCCAAGCGCCCATACAGGGTCAGTTGGAAGCGCCTAAGGCGCTGTCCACGCCCTTGTCGACCTTAGCGCTGACCGCTATCGATAAGGCAAAAGACGATGCGCCAGAGCAACCTGCGTCGAGTCCAGACCCCGATGCAGGCCTGCTCATCGAAAGCCTCTTTGATGACCTGACCGATGACCTAGAGCCGGCAACTACCCTGCTGGCAGAAGCCCTGCCGGCAGCGAATGATGATGCGCAACTGGCTCGTCAGGAAGACGCGCCAGAACTTGATGTTAACGAATTTAGTGCCCAATTCGATTTGGCCGCCTTGCAAGATGTTCGCCTGACCCAGACGCAAATCCGCGACTTGTCGGAGAATCCCAATGTCGGCTTTGTCGTGCTCAATGACCAAACCACTGGCTACTCAACCGCTCGTTATAGCTTGGCCCCCTTCTTGGCGACCACCCTGAGCGAAGACGTCAGCTTTGACATCAGCCTGGGCACGCTGACCTTTGCCGTCACCGTCTCGCAATCGAGCGCTGGTAATATCAATGCTGTGGCCAGTGATATCAATGCCTCAATCCAGAGCGTACTCGGCCAGATCGATGGCGTGCCGATTGCGGCGCCGATCGTAGTTAGCCAAGAGGCGGGAAAGTTAATTTTTGATGGGGTGAGTGGTGACTCGGGTGAATTTTTAGTGATCACCAATCTGTCCGGTGGTGATGTGCAGACCTTTGCCGCGTCATTGGGCCTGTGCAGCAATGCCAGCAACTGTACCGGAACCTATGACAATGGCGGCGTCACTATTGGCCAAGTTAAACACGCCACGCGCTTTGGTTATCTGATTGAGGGTGAGGCTGGGCCGGAATTGGTCAGTTTCAACAATGAACAGATTGGTGCCCTGCAAGGGGGCTTTGCCAGCCCGGTGAGTATTTTACGCGGCAACCCGAATGCGACGCGAGTCGACTTTATCGGTGTCGATGTCAATGGTGACGGTGGTAGCGATATTGACTGGGGCGAGTGGAATAACAGTGCAGCGAACCCGGCCCTACTACTAAAGGATGCAAAAAACATCGAGAATGCCGACACGGTTGCCGCGCCATTCTACTATGTCAGTGCCATGCCAGCCCCGGCGGCCAGTCGGGTAGGCATTAAGACCTTTGGTGACAGCAGCGTCGAGCTCGATACGGCACAGTGGCATGCCAACGCATCGACCGGCCAAATCTTGACACTGTCGGCCCAGCTGGCGGTTAATTTCGGTACCGCCGAGGCCGTCGGCAGCCTGTCGCTGGCCAACGCCGCCGACGGTACCTTCTGGGATGTCAGCTACGTCGGTCAGCTGCGCGGCGCTCAGTTTTTTAGCGATTATGGCTACGGCACGCTCGAAACCGCGACTGGCAACCACTCAGTAGCCGGTCAGGTCGACGGTCTATTCACAGGGTCGGCCACCGGTATGGGCTTTGTCGGCGGCTTTGGCCTACAGACCACCGATGATGTGCACAACGCTCAAGGCGTATTTGTGATCAAAAACTAA
- a CDS encoding tetratricopeptide repeat protein has product MAEQFEGLPRFDLYLGLLQMAEGNFNEAIFSFERVLIFAPDQHRARLELGRAYYLNANYERARSELDQVLAAAPPREVRQNIHQLLARIDSAQSQTDTKVSFGGTLQGGWDNNANGGGNAKGRLDPNLSGATALDSASSAIASPYAQLTLHASRFRPTSRSASKRLSADFSTKNFIDPELSDSSALTLTNTIFNQNERLRFQLPASAQVSWLAGQSWQAMLDLSLSQQYRIWGPLWAGVKLGTLATLALDPANSSGAKDLAGFVFDAQERGRVHSFSTVYLQTQLAGQDDGHLEWRGLANRYQLGWQGPWQFQANMAVEHQWRYYQANDLFFTLDSASTELKRRQDQVIQLDLGANWSSADWLQTRTAISWEWVSSNINAYGSDRFTISQAMSVQF; this is encoded by the coding sequence ATGGCCGAACAATTTGAGGGCCTACCCCGTTTTGACCTGTACTTAGGCTTGCTGCAGATGGCTGAAGGGAACTTTAACGAGGCCATCTTCAGCTTTGAACGTGTCTTGATATTTGCGCCCGATCAACATCGGGCACGCCTAGAGCTTGGCCGTGCCTATTACCTGAACGCCAACTATGAGCGCGCGCGCAGCGAGCTGGACCAGGTTTTGGCAGCGGCACCGCCGCGCGAGGTTCGGCAGAACATTCATCAATTGCTGGCACGGATCGATAGCGCGCAGTCCCAGACCGACACTAAGGTCTCCTTTGGCGGCACCCTGCAGGGCGGTTGGGACAACAACGCCAATGGTGGCGGCAACGCCAAGGGTCGGTTGGACCCAAACCTGTCTGGCGCCACGGCACTGGATAGCGCCTCCAGCGCTATCGCCTCGCCCTATGCCCAATTGACTCTTCATGCCAGTCGCTTCCGGCCAACCAGTCGAAGTGCGTCGAAACGCCTGAGCGCGGACTTTAGCACGAAGAACTTTATTGACCCTGAACTGTCCGATTCCAGCGCACTAACTCTGACCAATACGATCTTTAATCAAAATGAACGATTACGCTTCCAGCTCCCCGCCAGTGCCCAAGTGAGTTGGCTTGCAGGGCAAAGTTGGCAAGCCATGCTCGACCTCAGTCTGAGCCAACAGTATAGGATTTGGGGGCCACTATGGGCCGGTGTCAAGTTAGGAACGCTCGCAACCCTCGCCCTCGACCCAGCCAACAGCTCCGGTGCCAAGGATTTGGCAGGTTTTGTTTTTGACGCGCAGGAACGTGGACGAGTTCACAGTTTCTCGACTGTCTATTTGCAAACGCAGCTTGCCGGGCAGGATGATGGTCACCTCGAATGGCGCGGATTGGCCAATCGATACCAACTGGGTTGGCAAGGGCCTTGGCAGTTCCAGGCGAATATGGCGGTTGAGCACCAATGGCGATATTACCAAGCCAACGACCTGTTTTTCACCCTAGACTCTGCGTCCACAGAGCTTAAAAGGCGCCAAGACCAAGTCATTCAGCTTGACCTAGGAGCTAATTGGAGCTCGGCCGACTGGCTTCAGACCCGCACCGCCATCAGTTGGGAATGGGTCAGCAGTAACATTAACGCCTATGGCAGCGATCGATTTACGATCAGTCAGGCGATGAGCGTTCAGTTTTAA